In the Armatimonadota bacterium genome, TTGGCGGAACTGGACGCTGTCCGCGCACGCGGGTATGCCGTTGACAACGTGGAGAACGAAGAGGGTATCCGCTGCGTGGGGGCTGCCATCTTCGACCACCGAGGCGAGGTGGTGGGCGCTGTCAGCGTGTCTGGAGCCGTCCGCGCCCTGACGCTGGAGCGGATTCGCCGTGACCTCGGCCCATGTGTCCGGGACACGGCAGAGTGGATATCGCGGGCCATGGGCTGGCAGACGCCTCGACGATCGGCGACCGCCGAGGGGCGACCGGGGGATCGCCGGACGCAGACCCGCCTGCCGGGACGCATGATCCCGCGGCGTGGCCAGGCGGCCGTGGTCTCGGGTCGCACGCGTGGGCCGGCGCGCGCCGGAGGCTGACTGCGTTCACCGCACCGGACTCTTCCAAGCCCACGGCCGTCGCTTGCCGCTAGCTGCGGCGAAATGTCTGGCGGGGAAACCGGAGGCCCTCGCGCTCCCAGAGCAACTCGGTGAGGTGATGATCGTTCACGCCCGCATAGGTGGTGCGGGCCAGGGTGAGGACGCTGACCCGGACAGCCTCGGGGAGGCGCCGCGAGGAGGGGCGGCCGCGGTTGCCATGGACGAGGGCTGCGAGGCCCTGCTGGCGCAGGCGGGCCAGCAGCCCGCGGAGGTGGCGAAGCGACAGCCCCAACAGCACGGCGGCCTCTGTCGCCCGGAGCACCCCGTGCTGCACCCGGACCAAGACCTGGACACGGTGTTGCTCTTTGCGGGTCAAGGCAATCGTCTCCCTAGTCATGCCCTCAGGGTGACAGATTCACTGAGCCGTTAGGGGGTGACAAAATCAATGAGCTATTACACACCCGCGCACAGGGGTTGACGCCCACGTCAGGCTGTGCTAGTTTGACACTCAAACTGCATAGGCGTGCTCTTATCAAGAGTGGGTGAGGGACGGGCCCGATGACCCCCGGCAACCTGCCGCCGCCGCGGTAAG is a window encoding:
- a CDS encoding helix-turn-helix domain-containing protein, with the translated sequence MTRKEQHRVQVLVRVQHGVLRATEAAVLLGLSLRHLRGLLARLRQQGLAALVHGNRGRPSSRRLPEAVRVSVLTLARTTYAGVNDHHLTELLWEREGLRFPRQTFRRS